CACCATTCGGTCGAGCTCTCGGAGGCACCTCCACTACTCTCCGTCGGGCACCTGGTCGCGCGCTGTGGCATGCGCTGCTGAATCACTTTCACTTATGCCGTGCGCTGTGTTGGTTATACGCCGTAcgtctctctcgctctcgcgCTCTCACACTCGACCCGTGGCCGTCGGTAAAGGGACACGCGCGcgctccttctcttctctcctctgTACTCACCGAAACAGCCAAGGGAGCCTGACGACGGTGGTGTGTGCGCGCCTCTCGCCATTCTCCTGGTTCtgccaattttattttactcctGGCGGTGTCACGGTGAAGCGCGTATCTCTCTATACCGGGCGAAACCGCGCCGTGCCGCACCGAGTGCCACCGTGTGCCGCGTTGTCGTGCTGTATTCGTTTCGATCGTCATCGTGTCGTGTGGTGTGTGCAGCCAGTATCGCCGTGTACAGACCTGTGTGTCGTTCTGATTggcaacgacgacgacaacaataacaacaacaacaacaataacagtaacaacaacaacgacaacgacattAATAACAGTAGATATATACCCGTTGGAGAGAGGGGAGAGCCAGCCGGGCATGGATCAAAAAGGAAGACATCCTGCAGTCCGTGTTTTTCGCGTTCGCCGCCTGTGATCGTTGTCGTCTTTGCTGCTGTGATATACGTGACGTGTGCCGTGTCTCGCGAGACGGTCTCCCAACTCTACCTACGTCCATGTATCGCCGGTAGGGCGGCAGAGGGGAGGGGGCGGGCCCTTCGGGAAAGCAACGAGGCGAGAAGACAACTAGTCGTACGCAGATAGCCGCGCTGTCAAGTCGCACGATACGAGAACTCCAAAcgttctttccctttcttacTCTCGCTCTCTCTGTTTGTGTGTGTCTACTTGTTCCGGACTTTAGACAccgttgtatattttttcgatttttcacaCGGATACGTTACGGGTATTCAGTTGGATTGCAGTGTGTGCGTGTTCTACTGATAGCCGGCTTATTTGTCCAACGATTGGTCCGCGTCGATTATTTTGTGTCAAAGCGCCGCGATCAAAACTTGGTCTCGCATCCGCGCATGTGCGATCACTCGGTAACGCTACCGGCGATTCGCGTGCCCGGTGAAACAACGATCCGATTGTCCTGCTCGCACTGTGATCCTAGTCGATACGATCATCCACCGTCTCGTGGCTTCCACGATCAGTTTGAACCTCGTGTGTGCTTGCTGTTGTTTCGTGTCACGTTGTAAAAGCTGGATTTATCAGTGACCACGCAACCAAAGGATAGAAAAAGGATAGAGAAAGGGGACGTTACAGTGGTTTTGTTGTTTCGCGAGTAACACGAATGCAACAGTGACAGCcgagaattttttctttttcacgcaACACGCGCAGACCCACGTTTCGTCACATTTTTTACGATGGTTCGGACGTAGTACGCACGATCGAAACAGGATTTACTTTCTGCGGTGGTGCGCGATGGTTTTCTTTATGAACGTGTGCCGTAGAAAAACGTGACTGGTGATCGATATTGTACGTGCCAAGGGAATACAGTGTGTTTTCTTTCGGGCTTATGCTTTCCACTTCATCGTTgtcgtcatcgtcgttgtGCTTGTCGTTGTATCGTCATTTTTACCGACAACATCGTACACAGTCGTTGGTACCGTAGCATACGAGAGTACCACGACCTTGCACGACGTACACCGTTACCGCTTCGAAACTTAAAGGGGGCAGCCTAACCAATAAACCGATAAACCGCCGTTGTTCTGTCGCATACACACCAGCcgcgaaaaagaaataaaagagaaaaggaaagagaaaaagaaaagaaagaaatactcgTGATATTCACCACGGTGGCTAGAACTAGGAGAATTCACAGGCAATTCATATATGAGCCGATACGCCACAAGCACGTTCCTCCGTGCAGCACTTGCGCAAGGGTGATATGTTATTGGAGATGGAGCAGCATTCGGGCTTGATATCCCTGAATATGTCGCCGTTTCATCTAAGCCCACAGGGTAGTCCCCAAGGTGCGGCCGGGGCTGgtcaacaacagcaacaaccacaacagcaacaacaaccgCAATACGGTTCGTCGCCGTATGGGAATTGCGCTCAAAGCCCACCGACGACAATGTGTCATCAGTCACAGTCGCAACAACAGccgcagcaacagcaacagttGCCGGTACACAGTCAGTCGCACTCGCAGGGTGGTATCTCGGGTTTCGACGCCGCGTTCTTCGATTCCACAGCTCTCGAAGAACGATGTCCCATGTGTGGCGACAAAATGTCCGGTTATCAGTACGGTTTGCTGACGTGCGAGTCGTGTAAAGGTTTTTTCAAACGTAACAACTCACCGTGCAGTAGTAAAAAAGTATACACGTGCTTATTCTCGCCGACTGGAGGTGGGGGAGGTGGGGGcggaggtggtggtggtggaggAGGTGGTGGAGGCGGCGGAAGTGGTGGAAACGGTAGCAACGGTGGTAACAACGGTGGAAGCGGTAGCtgtggcggcggcggcggcggcggcggcggcgcaACATCGGCGTTAGAGATCGGATCTTGCGGCAACAAGAAGGTGTACACGTGTCTGTTCTCGCCAACAGGAGCCGGAAGCGGCACTGGCGGCGGCGGTGGAGGCAACAATGGCGCGGCGAATGGCGGTGGAGGTGGTGGTTGCGGTACGTCGACAGCCCTCGAGAGTAGCGGCGGCAGCAGTTACGGTGGTGGCGGTGCCGCCGGACCCGGAGGCGGCGGAGGAGCGGGTGGAGGCGGTGGAGCGGGTGCCGCTGGCGGCAGTGGGCCCACCGCAGGGAATGCAGCTGCTGGCGGCGGCGGTAGCGGTAGTGGCGCGGCCGGCAGCGGCGGAAATGGCGGCGGATCCGCTACGGTAAGCGGCAATGTCGCGATACCAACTACCACCTATTCATTACCAACTGGTACCATCTGTCATCCTGGGTTGGGCCAGGTCGGGGTTGGTGTCGTGACCGGCTCGATACCGTGTCCGTCCGAATTCCCCGACACCAAGGACATCATCATTGAAGAGCTCTGTCCGGTCTGCGGCGACAAGGTCTCCGGATACCATTACGGGCTACTCACCTGCGAATCCTGCAAGGGTTTCTTCAAGCGCACCGTCCAAAACAAGAAGGTCTACACGTGCGTCGCCGAGAGGTCCTGTCACATCGACAAAACGCAACGGAAGCGGTGTCCCTACTGTCGTTTTCAGAAGTGCCTCGAAGTCGGCATGAAGCTTGAGGGTGAGTTTTTTGTTGAATTGTGACATCATTATACCAAAGCTATCTACCATCTATTAcgctttttcatttccttacGCTTTGCAAAAATACATATGCGCGCGTATAGTTTCTCCGATAATCCCGCGCGATGGATCCACGGAACGTGCCTttgttctctttcttctttttcttctttcatttcgcAAGTATCGCAAAATTCGGAGATTAAACAGGGCGGAATGACGCGCAAGATGAACAACGATACAGAGAATTTCGTACTGTTGCgtaaacgaattttatttgtccGACAATATGGGTACTCATTTTTTGGATGTGAAAGCGTTGCATGCGGGTATCGTCGCGATTTTTATGCAGAAGGTAAAAGAACGAAAGCGCACGCGTATATGCGACCGAGTAGATTTCGATGTTCAGTTATGCAACGTAATCGTGGGACACGCGTGCTATTGCGTCTGCGCGTATAACAGGTTTTCGGTCAAAAATATTAACGTCGACGCTACTGAAAAACAAAGATCTTAATAAAACAGGTgccatttattttctttttttcatgtaATATCGTTACTAAAAGTTGCCTAATAATTCTGTCGAAACATCGAcggtataaatatgtacatatatttaataccgCAAGCGTTAATTATCGTCCCATTTGAACTCTCCTGTGGTCTAATTACTTTCACCGCTTTGTTACGAGTTACGGGCATTTGGCGTAACTTTCACGATATCACCGGCGCGTTAATATTACCGCATTCTTATCAACTTTTGCGTTATCTCTTATTCAATATCTTTACGTACATCCTGCGGAACGTCAAAAGCGATTTACGCGCGAACGCGTGTACAGCGATTGGCGCTTCGGTACCGCACGATTCCTTTCGGCAAACTTCGGCAGAATACGTTCGCCTTCGAGCCTTTTCGCATTACGTTCCTACGAACTTAACCTTATTACACAGCGCGTGAAGCGCTCAACCGATACCGTTGTCTTCCTTCGCAAATTCTTTCGATGCTCTAACGCTTCTATTTTGATCAacactttcttcttcgtttcaacGTCGATAACGTTCACGCGACCGCGTTCCTatcatcaattttaattacaccgATATCACACGATCCACGTCCATTTCGAACAGCCGATTAGGCAAACCGTTCTTGCATGTACGCAACAAAAAGAATTCGCAACGTAGTTGCCACCGGTTTTCTAAATGTATCGCGTTACTTTTTCGCGATTAGCTTTTGATCCGCTTTCCATCCGCGAATTATGCAGATTTTACGCGAAAGTCGAGGTTATATATTCGCAAAACCACAATCGCCGTGGCTGGCGCCACCGGTCTTAGAAAATCTTTTTCGCACTTTGGCAACAGTTAAATGGGAGGACGATTCGAACGAAGCGTCTAATGCAATTCGAGTAACTGGGTCTAGGCCCTCAAGGCCCAACGATTAAGCGAATCTCGAAACAGGCTCTGTCGCAATTGCCGCCTTTGCACGCCGTTTTCCACGGCGTTCCTACAGCGGCAACGCGGATTGCTTAACGCGGAAAGTTTCCAGTGTGCTTGCGAGCGTTTACGAAAGGAAGCAGTTTCTTACTTGCACGCTATTCAGAAATGTAAAAACCTACTTctacgtataaattttataccgATTAGGTAGAACCGATTTCTTCTCGTGGCACGAGCCGATCTCCCAACtatcttcgaaatatcgaaacgtatatacatatttgttttaatcgCTATCGAAAGTTTGCGTTTTAACGATTGTCCAACCATTAATTGTCGAACGTGCACTTGACAATGCTTCTTCACGTTaattcgacgatcgtttcgtAACGCTTGCTATATACGATCGGCAAGAAAAGTTTCGCGGTTGTTGTCACCGCTATTACTGTCATCTCGGTGCTTCTTACCACATAGTTTACGCATTTCTGTTTAACCTTTAAAGTATAAACTGTTGTTTTACGTTCCGATATACGTCGttcgttgtaaaatttcgaCACATTTATgtggaaaaaatggaaatacctGCGCGGAAGGAAGAGCGCGTCGACATCGGATGAAAACACCGGTTAAATGGGCGGTAATCGTGCGATAACACCTGTCACAGTTCTGCAACAAACCTGCCGTTTTGCAGTGGTCCGTGAATACGAGAACACGCCTCGTTCAAACGTAATGAACGTTACTTCGGATCTGCTTTAAAGCTGATTGAAAATCATACTCTCTTCTGTAAGCCGTGAACTCATCTAGCAGAGCATCCACATTTATTTCACGAGACTGTAGAACTCTGGTAACGAACGAGGTCACGCTCATCCCGTAAAATTTGCAaacgtatttaaatttctaactTAAATTCTTCGTGTTTACCTGGCATTGTAATAGACAACGTAGCAGAGAACCCTGTCAAGAAGAAAGCTTTATGTCGGCCGAATAGCGAAAAGCTCTTTGATATATGACAACTGTTATTCCACGCTTTACCCTTTAACGATAAATGAATCTGTCTTACCCTTTAAAACAAGGCTGAGCTGGTTGTAGTTGTCGTACCATTGTCGAACAGAGACAGGCCATCGACAATAGCCGAAACGTACGTTGggtttttaatttcactttcgaACGTGCCACCATATGTGTACAGACGCGATCAAATATTGACACTGAAGTCTTAATTTTCGCAGCTGCGAATAATTTGACTGTCCTATTCGAACTCGAAGCGTTATCCAATTTTACCCAGACGGCAAACTGTCTCAAGCTTTCGTCTgatttcaacaaaaataaaaagaaaaaaaaaagaacgttcGTTCGTAAGATTTTAGTCGAGCAACTTCTACCTGAaatgtaaacatttttatcaaatgtgATTCGTGCATTGTAATTCCGTGTTCGCTAGAAAGATCTACAGCGAAAGTTGCTGAAAATTGACGATACTCCGGAAATGCAGACGTAAGGTTGCGTAATTGGATAATCAGTCAAATAATTGAGGTAACGTTCGAAGAACATTAATGACAcaaaaaaatcgaaataactTATGCAACATTAACTCGACGATACACATACACTTGgatttctcccttttttttcattaaacgcGCACTTAATgacttctaaaaatataacgacGTTTATTCCTCAAGGCTCGTGTTATTCGTTCCacgaacgatattttatcgtaattaacttctttattttccattccAATTTGGATATCTAATTGATTCCTTCCTAcggaataataattgtaatcgCCTCCCAATGATATAGAGCCTGATATTGTATCTGTAATAATCACACCACAAAGTTAGAAATTGTCATCGTTTTTACTCGTACGATAATTTCGTTAAACGAACCATCCACCCTACCTTTCTAGAATATTAGACGAGAAACAGAATTTCTGCatcataattacaattaatcgtAATTACGTTCTTTAGATGACTGCGTTAAGGAGAGATGGATAGCGTGTATTATGGCGCTCTAGTAGTTTTAGGCATCTGGCGTGGCCGATATAAAAAGTTTCCTCAATGTGGCTCTCTTAGAGAACTAACTTCTTACTCGCCTTTCGTTTTCGTCATTAGCGTCATTCTTGACAAAAAATTCGGTATACCACCGATGTCAGTGAGTTTTCGTTTTGGACAAAGGCAGATTTGTCACGTGGAGGAGCGGCAATGTGCGCGCGCACGTTCGTCTATGGCCAAAGGCGAACCGGTAGTGTTGCGCAAATGGAATCTAGAAATTTGAGGTAGGACGTTCGGAGCTTGTCTCGCGTCCACACGATACAATCAGGAGAAAGCCTTTCGGTGACCGGACAAATTTCTATTAGACggtcgaaatatattttcaccgGCAACAACGGTGAAATTAGAGTCGGGAAGATTCGTGGGTCGCTTTCGACGTCGAAAGTTCCACGTTCCGTGGTTATGACACACACACGGGCCTACATCTGTATGTGTTCATTAGTCACGAAAAAAGATTCGCCATTTGTGTGCCACTTAAGTATTACTTAACGGTATTACTTAATGTAAAAAAGGCCGCCGATTTAGCGGTGTCCCCTGGAACCGAAATTTCATTACCGACGAACTTATTTATCAATTTGCCGCCTAATTTACGtaacgttaaaatttcttaactaACCGATTGTTCGGAAGAAAGGTTCGGTTTATTGCCGTTAAACGCTCGCTCGGATCGCGCTGTTAATCGTGTATAGGTATACACTCATAATTCTTTCGCATTTTGCAATCGAGATAGGCGATGACTGTTCGCGCGAGCTGAAGCGATGCTTCGTGCTTTTCTGCTTCGATGCCTCGACGAAACTCTATTTTCCTGGTGGATGTAGGCTCCCTCGAGAGATAATCCACGATACCATTCTTATCAGCTTTCCTAATCATATTACGTTCGAATTATGTAGAGACGCTCTAAGTACTCTAATTACTATAGTACAGTCTTACAATGGGGTAGCGTAAAATATAACTAATTAAAGGACCAGCGAGAGTATCCTACTGCAAACAGCGTACCTGCGacatagaaagaaagaattacaaACGAGAAATTAACAAAAGCGTTGAAGTATTCCGAAGCGAAACAGACGTTGTAAGACGCGGAGAATTTCGTGGCAGTAATTCGTCGAAGGCGTAGCATTAAAAGTAATAACGAAGGAATATGCCATTTACGACTGCGAAAAACCGGCGCATCTTTTGCATCTGTCCGCCACGTGGAGCAGGTTTCTGTTTAATGGCCGAACACAGGGTACTCTGAGCGTTCGATTTGGTCCCTGTCGATTCCGGGACATGCCCCGTCCCAGTGTCCCGTCGTAAAAGTGAGAGCGGTCACCGGTCGATCGGCGGCGCAGTCAAAATCGCTGAGAAACTGCTCTCTTGGCGTTTAAGGATTAGGCGCTTGTAaataatacgtattatatagGAAGACAGGAAAAACAGACGGGACAGCGGAAATCGTGGCATGCGCCTCTGTTTAGAAActcataaatttcataattattgtattatgttGCAAGAAAGCTGTACATCTGGCCGCCTGCCTGCTAGCTgtctgcctgcctgcctgtcTGCCTTGCCTGTTTGCTTACCTGCCTGGGCTGCCTTGCTCGCTTGCTCGACTCCTACCTTGGTCgttcgcgcgcgcgcgcattaCAGAGGTGGGGGAGAAAGGTTAGGTTGAGGCGGGGATTGTGTAATCCCTCGTTGAGTGGAGCCTCACCGTCTTCTTTTCGCCGaagcttttatttctttctcgtctcgtgactccttctctttctttctcattccTTCCAGCGCGCGCCCGAATTCGTATCCTGTAtccatacatatacatacattaagCACCGATACGCAACCACGTCGCAGCGTACGATCTATGTACGTCATCGTTGCCGCGATACGAGTAATATTTGAATTCCTGAAAAGCTTCGGCTACGACTGTCGGTAACACGGCCGATTATCGAACCATCAATATTAACCTGTTCCTATAATGATTAAGTGTTCAGGCGCGCAGTTAGTGGAGCACTAAAATCTAATGTCAGAGCCTGCCAGTCGATTATCAGGTATTACTGCAATTATCGTCTCACGAAATATCTTCGAAGTTCCGTTGGGACAGGGAGTTAGTATCGTCGCTTGGTAAAACAGAACGCTTCATATGCATGTATCTAGCACCTGTCTTTCCGTAGTTTGTCTTTCGTAGAAGTCGGAAGATCAtgattagactgcggatttgtatgcatttgtgggaaatttgaaagtgaaaaaatGCACAAAATGCGCGTAACGTACAAAGGTATATATAAAGTACGAAAAGTTTAGCACGCGTTGTGATAGTTTTTTAACAGGTAACACGAACTTCTGCTTAGGTTCTATTCCTTTCTATATCtttgcaaaaatatgaatttccataaatatgtAGTTTAATTACGATTCTCTGTTCGGCTAGAAATCTAAAAGGGTTTCCTGACCGAAGATTTCGTcgttttctacatttttttctttttgttttacgttGTTTCGCAATGCGCGGATGACTTCACTAACGCAACGGTCGGGCGCGTCGCGTCGGCTGCGTCACGGGGGAACTTCTCTCGCGCGATTGGTCCAACCGTGGGCGACGGTGGTCACGTGGTCGCACATTAATTTCTATGGGGAGGGTCTGACGTCACTGGACCCGTGGACCAGATTCACCAAGTGggtttccctttcttttcgaCATACGCGCTCTCGGGTTCGGCGCTCTTGCGTCTACTACGCTTATCGTCGCGGCGGACCTTGCGAACCGGACGTGGGTTGCATTCTTTCAATGGCCTGCACGGGCCTCATTGCACGTGGATCTCTGTCATGCACGCGGACCACTCTGTCGcagatttattataaacaggAGAAAATTACGGAGAATCACCGttggaaatatcgatttcaattACGAATGCATGTTTTTATTGAAACGCTATCGTAATGCGGTCCGCATTTACCGTTGTTACTATAATTGCTCGCAATTGTTCCGCGCAGGAGAAAAGGTCAACCCGCTAAGCATATTTGAAGCTTTTTATCATAGATACGTGCTACCTACTGATAAAGCGTATTAGTAAACGGAAAAacatgtatgtaattatatttatctccgTTGACGTGTACAGCGCatatattttagtttatttacgaCAGGAGATCGActacttaataaaataaaaatttcctggTATACATTTTCTTAACAAGTTTATTTTGCTTCTTGTTTTAGAATGCTCGTACGCTTCAAGGCGATTTATTATGCACGTTTCACACGTTTTCCACGCTTCACGTTTGGTACCTTCAATTGTAAATAATCCtgtgatattttcataacGTAACCGCTTCTTATGCAAAATGCGTCGATATCTATGTTGATTctggaaaaaaaggaaaagataaaaggGAATACCGTGTCGCGCTATTGTTAAGTAGAATGCGTTTCCTTCGCGAGACTATATTAAATCCACATTAAACCgaacaaaatgaaacttttccgGTAGGTGCACGCTCGACGATCGCGTGCTCTGTCAAATCACGAGGATCGTGACACAGTTTCTCCAGCCATTGacgatcgatggaaaatcGTCCTCGGGTGTATTTAACGCATTTATATGCCGCTTTGGTAACACCGCGACTCTCGTCTTGCCACATCCCTGCGCAACCCAAGAGTCAGAAATTCTCTCGCTTAAATCGAATCGTCTCGGTTTATTCGTGTCACGAGTATCGAGATTCATGATCCTTTCGTACAATTTTCACAGGGGTTAGATGAAATTCCGGGAAATCTCAAATTCTCAATAGCCTTCCTACACCGCTAGTCTGATTTATCGGTGATCCTGTTCTTTACTATGTTTTTCGCTACGGATCTCGCGGAACTTCTATCGATGAAAATAGAGAAGCGAGATTCTTAATGATATTATCGTTTTACATCATAAAAGTGTATATCCTAGCGTCGCTGACCGCtgtaatttatcgataatttcgtTCGCGTAATGGAGTCAAGAGCTGTCACGAAACTCGACGCCACAACGACGCAATTTCGCGCGTCCTGTTCAAACTTCCGGTTGCTACTTCACCGAGGTACACTGTTCCTCCGGTTTGATTCCACGTTTCCGCGGGTTCCAACCCGCTGGGTACCCCGGAATTCGACTCGTAAATATCATCAGTGTCGCTGTCTGGCATGTATATTTGACGATCGAGCTCGATCAAATCGAGCCGTATATATCGATACGCTAATGTCCTCTGCCCACGCGAAACTCCGCCACCCACTCGGTGAACACCATCCCGGACAACAGAAACTGTTGGATCTCTCCGTTCACGTTGTTCACGCTTCGCTTGTTTAACAAAAACACGGGAA
The DNA window shown above is from Bombus pyrosoma isolate SC7728 linkage group LG7, ASM1482585v1, whole genome shotgun sequence and carries:
- the LOC122569333 gene encoding nuclear hormone receptor FTZ-F1, encoding MLLEMEQHSGLISLNMSPFHLSPQGSPQGAAGAGQQQQQPQQQQQPQYGSSPYGNCAQSPPTTMCHQSQSQQQPQQQQQLPVHSQSHSQGGISGFDAAFFDSTALEERCPMCGDKMSGYQYGLLTCESCKGFFKRNNSPCSSKKVYTCLFSPTGGGGGGGGGGGGGGGGGGGGSGGNGSNGGNNGGSGSCGGGGGGGGGATSALEIGSCGNKKVYTCLFSPTGAGSGTGGGGGGNNGAANGGGGGGCGTSTALESSGGSSYGGGGAAGPGGGGGAGGGGGAGAAGGSGPTAGNAAAGGGGSGSGAAGSGGNGGGSATVSGNVAIPTTTYSLPTGTICHPGLGQVGVGVVTGSIPCPSEFPDTKDIIIEELCPVCGDKVSGYHYGLLTCESCKGFFKRTVQNKKVYTCVAERSCHIDKTQRKRCPYCRFQKCLEVGMKLEAVRADRMRGGRNKFGPMYKRDRARKLQMMRQRQLALQTIRGSLGDPSNYPSAVTPFLHIKQEIQIPQVSSLTSSPDSSPSPAAVAAGLVTTQAGSGAGQHQLIAPSSQPNISGGNHLHNLNPGLDSKLWAANSTTPSPKAFNFGEQSTHGAAGSAPSTATLKTSPMIRDFVQTVDDREWQSSLFGLLQNQTYNQCEVDLFELMCKVLDQNLFSQVDWARNSVFFKDLKVDDQMKLLQHSWSDMLVLDHLHQRLHNNLPDETTLHNGQKFDLLCLGLLGVPSLADLFNDLSSKLQELKFDLSDYICMKFLMLLNHEVRGLVNKKHVQDGHEQVQQALLDYTLTCYPSIPDKFNKLLAVLPGIHVVASRGEDHLYQKHCSGGAPTQTLLMEMLHAKRK